The Mycobacterium sp. EPa45 genomic interval CGAGGACCACCGGTGGCTGCGAGAAGGTCGGCCCTGCCAGGTACTCGTGGAGATCGGTCCCGCACAGCCCGGTTGCCGCCACCTCGATGATGACTTCGCCGGCCTGCGGCGTCGGGTCCGGGACCGACTCCAGGCCGACGTCCTTGTTGCCTCGAAGGACAATCGCGTCCATCTTCAGATCACCCGGTCCTCTCGTCCGTCCCACGACGTCGGCGGTTCGGTGCCACGCTCACATGGCCTCGAAAGCCGGAAACCGAACGCCCGCGGTCATGCCGCCGTCCACCGGAAGCACGGCACCGGTGATGAACGACGCGTCGGGCGAGGCAAGGAACACGGCCGGGGCGGCGATCTCCTCGGGCTGCGCGAAACGTTGCATCACGCAGATGTCGGTCATCATCGAGGCGTGCTCGGGGTGCTCGGAGAGGAACCGTTCGATCCTCGGGGTGCGGGTGCCCCCGGGTGCGATCGCGTTCACGCGGATGTTGTCGCGCGCGAAGTCGAGGGCCATGTTCTTCGTGAGCAGAATGACCCCGCCCTTACTCGCGCTGTAGGCCGAGCACCTGTTCTCAGCGAGAATCCCTGCCGTCGACGCGACGTTGACGATCGCTCCGCCGCCGGCCGAGCGCAGCACGGGAATGACGG includes:
- a CDS encoding SDR family NAD(P)-dependent oxidoreductase — translated: MSVAETGSGRVAIVTAAAAGIGSAIATRWCRDGGSCVMADTDTAGLETAVAALAASGARVCGVAGDVCRRDVANRVVERALAEFGRLDALFNVVGVSLPRNVEEISEEEWRDQFDANLGSVFQMSKPVIPVLRSAGGGAIVNVASTAGILAENRCSAYSASKGGVILLTKNMALDFARDNIRVNAIAPGGTRTPRIERFLSEHPEHASMMTDICVMQRFAQPEEIAAPAVFLASPDASFITGAVLPVDGGMTAGVRFPAFEAM